In Candidatus Omnitrophota bacterium, the genomic window GGGAGAGCACTCCGCCAAGCAGCCGGGAGCGGCTCAGCCGCCCCTGATACAGCTCCCGCGGACGGTATTGGAATCGGCGAGAGCTCCAGGGCAGACGCACCCCGCCGGCCGCCAGCACCGCGCTGCTGGAGCCGGCTGCCGTCGCCACCCACAACCCTGAGCTTCGCTGGGTCTCTTCTCTGCTCCCCACGCGCAGGCGGTAGCGCGTCATGATGGAGGGATCCTCGTGCGCGAGCAAGATATCGTTGAGCGCTCGCTGAGGCCACGCCGTGCCGTTGACCGCAAGCTCAAGCCGGCAGAGGCGCAACTGCGGCAGCTGATACCGCAGTGCTCGACGGATCAGCCGCGGGAAATTCTGCGCCGTCGCCGCGCAGAACACCGCCTCGCTGCGGGCTGGATCCGAATTGACGCCTAAGATCGGGGTGTGGCCAACGCTGCGGGCCGCGTGCAGAAACGTTCCATCCCCGCCCACCGAGACCACCAAGTCGTACGATCGGCTCACCTTCAGATCCGCTCGATAGGCCAACTCGAGCTCGACGGGAAGCTGTCGCAGGATGTGGATGATCGATTCCAGCGCTTCCTCATGCACTCGGTGGGCGCGCTCAATCTCCAAGACGTCGCGATGCCGCCGGCGCAAGAGCCGGATGAGATGCGGGTCTTGCTGCTCCTGGATGTACTGCTGGTAGGCGTCTTTTTTATAGACGAGGAGCACGCGGGGCTTGCGAGCCATGGACATAGAATAGCAGAGCGATGCCTCGCTGTCAGGTGGCTTCGCGGGAGGCGCGGAGGCGGAGTTTGGGGTCGCTGATGCGCTTGCGGATGCGAAGGGATTTCGGGGTCACCTCGAGCAGCTCATCCGGCCCGATGTACTCGAGCGCAAGTTCCAGCGTGAGCTCGCGAGGCGGGGTCAAGACAATCGTCGCATCAGAGGTGGATGAGCGCATGTTGGTCATGTGTTTTTGCTTGCAGATATTCAGGTCGATATCGAGCGCTTTGCTTGCCTGCCCCACGACCATCCCTACGTAGACCGGAACCCCAGGTGCGATGAACAACTCGCCGCGCTCTTGGGCGTTCGCGATGGCAAATCCGGTGCTGAGCCCATCTTCCATGGACACGAGCGAGCCATGCGGCTCTTGCGGCGGCAGATCATCCACAAACAGCCGGTAGCCCTCAAAGACGTGGTGGACCACGGCGTTGCCGCGCGTTCGCTTCATGAGGGTGCTCTTCAGGCCCAGCAGCCCTCGGGTCGTAATCACATACTCGAAATTCATTTCCCCGTTGGGCGCTTGCGACATCTCCTTCAGCTCGGCGCGCCGGCGGCCGAGCTCTTCGACGATCGTGCCCTGATACTCGGCAGGCACATCAATGGAGAGCAGCTCCTCCGGCTCATAGCGCTGCCCCTTGATCTCCTTGCACACCACCTCAGGCTGGGACACTTCCAGCTCATACCCTTCGCGCCGCATCGTCTCAATCAAGATCGCCAGGTGCAGCTCCCCTCGCCCGGAGACCAACAGGGTATCCGCGTTGTCCGTATCGGTGACGCGAAGCGCGACGTTGGTTTCCAGCTCCTTGTGGAGCCGCTCGCGCAGCATCCGCGAGGTCACGTACTTGCCTTCCTTCCCGGAAAACGAGCTCTTGTTCACCGCAAACGTCATGCGCAGCGTCGGCTCTTCGATCGACATCGGCGGCAGCGGAGTCGGGCGCTGGGGATCCGTGATGGTATCGCCGATGCTCACATCTGGAAAACCCGCCACGGCGACGATGTCGCCTGAGTCGGCCGCTTCGATCTCCACTCGTTCGAGCCCTTGATACGCTAAAATCGCCAAGGCATTGCACGTTTGCCGAGTGCCGTCGACCGCTAAGCGCATCAGCGGCTGGTTTTTCTTAATCGATCCAGCCGAAATTCTTCCGATGCCCATTTTGCCCTTGAACGAATCGTAGGCCAGCGCTAAGACGAGGATCTGCAACGGGTCGTTCGGCAAGACGATGGGCGGGGGGATCTTGGCGATGATCGTCTCAAACAGCGGTGTCACATCCGTGCCGGGGTGATGGAGATCCAGCGTGGCCGTGCCTTGCGTGGCCGACGTGTAGACAATCGGAAAATCGAGCTGCTCTGAGGACGCCCCGAGCTCGACGAACAAGTCAAAGGTGCGGTTGACCACATGATCAATTTGAGCATCGTGGCGGTCGATCTTATTCACGACGACGATCAATCGGATGCCGAGCCCAATCGCCTTGCGCAGGACGAATTTCGTCTGCGGCATCGGGCCTTCTTTGGCATCCACGAGCAGGAGCGCTCCATCCACCATGCGCAGCGTGCGCTCGACTTCCCCGCCGAAATCCGCATGGCCCGGCGTATCCACGAGATTGATCTTGTGGCTGCCGTAAATCAGGCTGGCGTTTTTCGCCTTAATCGTAATGCCCTTCTCGCGCTCCAAGTCCATGGAGTCCATGATCAGGTCGCCTTCGGCGGCGACCCCGCGGACGGTCTTGGTATAGCGCAGCATGGCGTCGACCAGGGTCGTCTTGCCGTGGTCGACGTGGGCGATGATGGCAATATTCCGCAAATGCTGTTGTCGCATCGGAGTGGATGGCGCGGGTTAGTAGAACAAGAGGCGCCGCTTCTTCAGGAAAATCAGCAATCCATAGAGGGCAAGCACCAGGAGGGCCAGTGAGAACCTGGCCGGGGCTGCGGTGGCGGCGGCGTCCCAGCCCTGCAGGAAAAACGTCCGCCATAGCGGCAAGAGGATGATGGCCAGAGCCAGGGCGGCCATGGTGCTGAGCTCTTTCCGCAATGACTTCCAATCATAGCGCATGCCGTCAAACGCCTGCGGGATGCGGGAACACTTCGGCAAGAACCTTGGCACGGCCGCGCAATAGGCGTCGTATTCGTCGCCGAAATGCGCGCGCAAATAGGCTTCCTCGGCGCAGATGATCGACTGATACACCGCAAGAAAAAACGGCAGCACAATGAGGTACGTCAACGGCGCGCCGGCCACCATCGTCATGCCCAGCGCAATCAGCGCATTGCCCACGTACATCGGGTTGCGCATCACACCATAGACGCCGCCATCCACCAAATGGCTGGCATACACGCGCTTATTTTTCCCGCCACGCTCGATGTATTCAAATCCGATGGTCGTCGCCCGAATCGCCTGGCCGGCGAGCGCGACAAAAAATCCGCATGCCACCAAGAGCTGATCCAGTGCCGGCGTGCCGATAATCTGCGGCCGCATGAACGGCACGGCCAAGAGAAAAATCGCCGGGAAGATCGCGTTGCGGAAACGGAAAAAGAAATTCCCCATCGCGATGTTCCATTGCTGAATCGCTGGGAGCGCCATCGTCTGGGTCATTTGACCGCAATCAGCCCGGAAAAGTTGTACCACCGGAAAAACGCCTCGCATTGGCTAAAGCCGCTGCTGCGCATCAGCTCCATGTTCTCCTCAAGCCGATACGGCACGAGCACGTTTTCCAGCGCCTCGCGTTTTTGCGCGATTTCGGTCTTGGTGTAGCCGTTGCGCTCCTTAAAGCCGTAGTAGTATTTAATGAAGAATCGATTCAGTGTCGAGTCCTTGCACAACACTTTTTCGATAAGCAGCAGGCATCCTTCCGGCCGAATGCCGTCGGCGATCATGCGCAGCAGTTTATGGCGATACAGCGGCCGGATGAATTGCAGTGTCAGATTCATGATGACGACCGAGGCGTTGTCGATGGCGACACCTTGGTTCAAATCCGCGCGAACGAATTGCACCGGCCGTTTGACCCCCGCCTGTTTGAGCTTTGCCCGAGCCTTGTCCAGCATGTCCTTGGAGGAGTCCACACCGACGAACCGCACCCCCTTGGCGACATACGGATCCAGGGTCAGAAACGTCGTGCCGGTGGAGCAGCCCAGGTCATACAGATTCGTGCCTTCGACCGCGAAATCAGCCGCCATCTCGGTCATCATGCGCTGCATCTCGACATAAAACGGGACGGAGCGCAGCAGCATGTCATCAAACACCGCGGCCGTATGCCGGCCGAAATTGAAGTCGGTAATCAGGCGCTGCCGCTTGGCAAACAGCCGATCTTTCGGCGTCCTTGACGTGGTCGTGGCGTTTCCGTTTACCGGCATTATTCTTGGATGGTCACCGTGGTCATCGTGATGTCTTGGAGCGGGCGGTCCTGCGCATTGCGCTGGGCATTGACAATCGCCGTAACCACGTCTTGCCCGGCAATGACATGGCCGAAAATCGCATGTCTTCCGTCGAGCCACGGGGTGGGAACCACCGTAATGAAGAACTGGCTGCCGTTGGTGTTGGGTCCTGAGTTGGCCATCGAGACGGTCCCAGGCTGGCTGTGCGTCAGACCCGCTCCAAACTCGTCTTCAAACGCGTACCCCGGTCCTCCGGTGCCAGTGCCGGTCGGATCGCCGGTCTGGACCATGAAGTTGGGGATGACGCGGTGGAAGATGATGCCGTTGTAGAAGCCTTGGTTCGCCAGCTTCACGAAATTCGCCGCCGTCTTGGGGGCAAGATCGTTGTAGAGTTCAATCGTGATGGTCCCCTTGGTCGTTTCGATGATTGCCTTGGACCGTTTCGCTTCGCCTTCTCCATGTGCGGCTGCCGCCATCAAGACCACCCCTCCTAAGAGACCGATCGTTCCCATGATTCGACGCATCACACCCTCCTTTTCGACGCTGAACGCATGACATTTTACCATATCTTCCTCAGTTAATCCGAATCAGTCACAGGGCCGCGGAGTTTCTTTTTCTCGGCGCGGAGGGCCTTCAGGCGCAGGAGCTTCTCTTTGGTGCGTTTGGAGCGTTTGC contains:
- a CDS encoding NAD(+)/NADH kinase; protein product: MARKPRVLLVYKKDAYQQYIQEQQDPHLIRLLRRRHRDVLEIERAHRVHEEALESIIHILRQLPVELELAYRADLKVSRSYDLVVSVGGDGTFLHAARSVGHTPILGVNSDPARSEAVFCAATAQNFPRLIRRALRYQLPQLRLCRLELAVNGTAWPQRALNDILLAHEDPSIMTRYRLRVGSREETQRSSGLWVATAAGSSSAVLAAGGVRLPWSSRRFQYRPRELYQGRLSRSRLLGGVLSPRTPLRVTWLMRRGCAFLDGPHVKIPLQFADRLDIRLLLSRPLRVLGFRPNDR
- the typA gene encoding translational GTPase TypA: MRQQHLRNIAIIAHVDHGKTTLVDAMLRYTKTVRGVAAEGDLIMDSMDLEREKGITIKAKNASLIYGSHKINLVDTPGHADFGGEVERTLRMVDGALLLVDAKEGPMPQTKFVLRKAIGLGIRLIVVVNKIDRHDAQIDHVVNRTFDLFVELGASSEQLDFPIVYTSATQGTATLDLHHPGTDVTPLFETIIAKIPPPIVLPNDPLQILVLALAYDSFKGKMGIGRISAGSIKKNQPLMRLAVDGTRQTCNALAILAYQGLERVEIEAADSGDIVAVAGFPDVSIGDTITDPQRPTPLPPMSIEEPTLRMTFAVNKSSFSGKEGKYVTSRMLRERLHKELETNVALRVTDTDNADTLLVSGRGELHLAILIETMRREGYELEVSQPEVVCKEIKGQRYEPEELLSIDVPAEYQGTIVEELGRRRAELKEMSQAPNGEMNFEYVITTRGLLGLKSTLMKRTRGNAVVHHVFEGYRLFVDDLPPQEPHGSLVSMEDGLSTGFAIANAQERGELFIAPGVPVYVGMVVGQASKALDIDLNICKQKHMTNMRSSTSDATIVLTPPRELTLELALEYIGPDELLEVTPKSLRIRKRISDPKLRLRASREAT
- a CDS encoding isoprenylcysteine carboxylmethyltransferase family protein, which translates into the protein MTQTMALPAIQQWNIAMGNFFFRFRNAIFPAIFLLAVPFMRPQIIGTPALDQLLVACGFFVALAGQAIRATTIGFEYIERGGKNKRVYASHLVDGGVYGVMRNPMYVGNALIALGMTMVAGAPLTYLIVLPFFLAVYQSIICAEEAYLRAHFGDEYDAYCAAVPRFLPKCSRIPQAFDGMRYDWKSLRKELSTMAALALAIILLPLWRTFFLQGWDAAATAAPARFSLALLVLALYGLLIFLKKRRLLFY
- the cmoA gene encoding carboxy-S-adenosyl-L-methionine synthase CmoA → MPVNGNATTTSRTPKDRLFAKRQRLITDFNFGRHTAAVFDDMLLRSVPFYVEMQRMMTEMAADFAVEGTNLYDLGCSTGTTFLTLDPYVAKGVRFVGVDSSKDMLDKARAKLKQAGVKRPVQFVRADLNQGVAIDNASVVIMNLTLQFIRPLYRHKLLRMIADGIRPEGCLLLIEKVLCKDSTLNRFFIKYYYGFKERNGYTKTEIAQKREALENVLVPYRLEENMELMRSSGFSQCEAFFRWYNFSGLIAVK
- a CDS encoding peptidylprolyl isomerase is translated as MRRIMGTIGLLGGVVLMAAAAHGEGEAKRSKAIIETTKGTITIELYNDLAPKTAANFVKLANQGFYNGIIFHRVIPNFMVQTGDPTGTGTGGPGYAFEDEFGAGLTHSQPGTVSMANSGPNTNGSQFFITVVPTPWLDGRHAIFGHVIAGQDVVTAIVNAQRNAQDRPLQDITMTTVTIQE